The DNA segment GGCAACCGAATCGAGATGAAGCAGCGCAAATCGGTAATCCGGTATGTAGTGGATGAATCGTCTCCACTCAGTCGGATGCTGATGGAAGTGAACGAAGACGGCGAAGCTTTCGCTTGGTATGTGTATGGACTGGGACTGATTGGACGGGAAGATGCGGACGGACAGTACCTGAGTTATCACAGTGACTTACGGGGAAGCACGACGATCCTGACGAACGAAGCCAGTCAGGTGACGGACCGCTATACGTATGGGCTGTATGGTGAACTCACGTCGCATGAAGGTAGCACAAATCAGCCATTTCGCTACAACGGACGAGACGGTGTCCAGACGGACCCGAACGGTTTATACTATATGCGAGCGCGGTACTATGATCCGAAGCTAAAGCGCTTCTTGAATCGAGATGTGATTCAGGGAACGATTACCGATGGGCAGACGTTCAATCGATATGCGTATGTCAATGGCGATCCGGTTAGCTATGTTGATCCGTTGGGATTAAGTAAGGATTTTGCGGGATGTAAAAAAGGATTACAGAACTCTGCTGAAGCGTCTACTCATGTAGCAGATAGTTCACAAACTGAGAAGT comes from the Paenibacillus sp. JQZ6Y-1 genome and includes:
- a CDS encoding RHS repeat-associated core domain-containing protein; translation: GNRIEMKQRKSVIRYVVDESSPLSRMLMEVNEDGEAFAWYVYGLGLIGREDADGQYLSYHSDLRGSTTILTNEASQVTDRYTYGLYGELTSHEGSTNQPFRYNGRDGVQTDPNGLYYMRARYYDPKLKRFLNRDVIQGTITDGQTFNRYAYVNGDPVSYVDPLGLSKDFAGCKKGLQNSAEASTHVADSSQTEKFYRTMSEKEFKKLEKNNILTKRTSGQSELKITDDPNYSKSDLSKRKSQNSRKYTHVVEFDVTTGTKDKLLSIGGVQEPNRRQAQKTLESYADYKTGMVEIKLEKSNNTNEPVISLGLGFSKQGLEIFNENIIRWRQI